GATTTAGCAACTTTTCTCCCCTCACGTTCATCAAGAAGTGTCCAATTTGCCTTAAGTTCTATGGCAAGGGCGATCGCTTCAGATTCTCCTTTGTCCAATGTTTGCTTCAAGAGTTGGGTAAGTGGCTCATTAGTCACTTCTCGACTCTGAATCCATCCGGCTGAAATCGCCTCACGAATTGCTTGAGAACCAGATCGCTCTTCACTAATTTTCAACTCATCCAGTACAGCACTTGGAATCAGAATTTCATTAAACTGCTGCTGCAAAAGGATAAGCTGATTAATAATTGCCAAGTTCAGAATTGGTGAAGTGTTACTCACCACGGGCATAAGTCAAGTCGTCATTCAATTCTTCAAAACTATAGTGCCGCACTACTGGGCGACGAGCAAGCAATTGTCCAAATTCATACTTATCCATCTCAGCAAGTTCTCGTGCTTTGCCAAAGGAAAGAATGTCTTGTGTGTAGAGAGCAATGGCTAATTCTCGGCGCAGTTCTTGCTCAATACGCTGCTCCGGTAAACGAAGAGCTTGCACAATAGAGTCAGAGATCGAGATTTGGAGTCCCATCTTCTTTAGACTTATGAATATTATTAATAGTTTGTCTGTTACTATCATGGTACACCCAAGCACTCTACATCTGTCACTCGGCGCGGGTTAACAACACAATGCAGCGGACGGACGAAAGCCCCTGATAGAGTTGCCGAGGTTATTTGCTGCCGCTCAACTTTGCTGTTAACAGTGAGAGCGATTGCCCAAGGGGCAGTGCTTTCCCTTGCAATCGCTATGCTCTCAACAATCGCACTTATTTCCCCTTCACAAAATTTTGAGTAATAGCGCAGATTTTAGCTTGTCGCTGCTGCGATCGCAAAGCGGCGCAGTGCCTTTTAGGCGATCGCCCATCCCTATCGAAAAACAGCCACAATAGATGAATCCCCAAGCTGTTTAAGCACTCATATGAGAACGCAAGGGCAAACGATCAAAGTTATTGATTACAGACGAGAAAATGCATCAGCTCCGTTTGTGCCTAAACCCGCTGTTCTCTCAAGCCGCTGTTGGGACAGTATCTATCTTGAACTCCATCAACAGCCAAAGTTTGACGTAGTTGAGCATCAACACACAATGCACGTCATTGCTTATGGACTTTCCAGCTCATCACGCGTCTGCTCATCAGGAGAACGATGGTTGGATGGAAAGCTGACAAAAGAGACGCGCAATTTGGGAGACATTGCCATCATCCCTGCAGGTATTTCCCATCGCTGTAATTGGAATACCTCAGTCCAGTTTATGATTTTGGCAATTGAGCCTGCACTCCTCAAACAAGTCGGTCAAGATTTGGTTAATCCTGATCGCATTGAACTGATCCCTCATTTTATGACTCGGCAAGATGTATTGATACAAGGTATCTTCTGTGCGTTGAGAGAAGAATTAGAATCTGGCAAAATTGGTGGTGATTTGTTGATTGATAGTCTCAAAACGACATTAGCCATTCATCTGTTAAGGAACTATTGCACCACGCAACCTAAGCTCTCTAGTTATGCTGATAGATTATCCAAATCAACGCTACAACAGGTGAGGTCGTATATCAATGAACATTTGCATCAAGAGGTAAAGCTAAGTGAGATTGCTGCGATCGCCCAGATGAGTCAATATCACTTTTTGCGTCTGTTCAAGCAAAGTATGGGGGTAACACCTCACCAATACATTTTGCAATGTCGGATCGATAAAGCCAAATATCTGTTGCAACATAGCGAACTCAGCATTGCAGACATTGCTGCCAGGCTAGGTTTTTGCGATCAAAGTCACTTTACTCGATATTTCAAGCGGATTGTTGGTGTGACGCCTAAAAAACTCCTGCAAGGCTAATCTGAAAATCAGCAGCGCTCTCCAATGCTCCCCTTAGGAGCGTGCGACGGACGGCGCGCCACCCCCTATAAATGGAATAAACAAGTCAAATCTTCTGCCCTCTGCCTCCTGCCTTGTTTCTTGAAAGCCCAAGGGCGATAGCAAGAATTTACCAAGATTTCGCAACTTTTTTCTATAGTCCTTAGTAGCAAACTTTCTAAGCTATCAGCAGTAGGTTCTACTAGAGAAAGATGATGCAAATTGAACAAGCGATGATTCCCACCAACGACGGACAGATGCCCAGCAGCTTGTCTATCGATATGACTTTTCCTCTTTGGGGTTTAGTAATTTTTATCGTGTGGACGATTGCTGTTGTTGCCCTTCTGCTCACAGTCAGAATTCGGCATCTGTCTGCGGGTGGCTCTGTAAAAGATTTCGCAACACCAAACGAGGAAAGCTTGCTTTGGCGACTATTTCGAGTACACTCCAACTTGATAGAAAACCTTCCTTTGTATGTAGGAGTTGTGTTTCTCCTTACAGTTCGGGGCGTCTCCGGAACAGTGGTAGATTTGCTGGTAGTTGTGTATATCGTATTTCGGCTGGTACACTCAGTGATTCACATCGCTAGTATCGATCCAAAGTTTCGGCTCTTCAGCTTAGTGATTCAGTTAAGCTGCTTAGTCGCCTTAACTATCCTGGCACTTTTCTAGTTAAGCAAAAGACGAATTTGGAAAATATTGTCGTTTAGATTTTAGGTGGCTCAAAGTATAACTTACTCAAGCAACCAACCAAACAAACCTTCTACAGTAAGGTTGAAATCTTTAGCAAATTCTGGCACTGGCAAACGTGTTCCAGGTTCATCGTAAAAACTGGCGCTTTGATCTGGCGGGTAAACAAACACAGATTGTTCTTCTGGATCAATGAGCCATCCCATCTGAGTTCCATGCTTGAGACAATGCAGAATATTTTTGGTAACTTTAGTTTGACTTTGGTCAGGAGATAAAATTTCTATTGTCCAATCTGGGGCAATTGAGAAGATGTTAGCAACTCCACCATTTTCCTTGCGTGGGATTCTTCCCCATAAAAACACTGAAATGTCAGGGACAATTGAGCGTCCACCAAAGGTACAGCGAAGTTCTGAGAAAGCTCGCGCAATTTGTTTGGATTTTACGACAAAGTTGATTGCAGGTGCTAACTCAGTTTGAATGACGCTATGCTCTCCTTGTGGCATTGGTTTTTGGATAATACGCCCATCAATATATTCACTGGCAGGTTCCGTCTCCGGTAGTTTCAGAAATTCGTTGAGAGTTAGGGGTTTGGCAGGAATCTGTACCATCTAAGGTTTTCTTAACAGGGGTAAGTTGCACTGCTATTATTTATTATTTTACCGATAGCGCGCTCAATGCCCCTGTTTTCTAAACATGGGGATGTAGAGAGCAGGGGATTTTAATCCCCGTCATTAACTTGCATAGACTTGCAAGATTTGGTGTAGATCGAGGGCAAAATATACTTGCTGTTGCAAGTCTTCCATCTGGAATGCCTAAGTTTTGGAAGTTTGCCCGCATTCGTAAAATTCGCAAGCACTATGCTGCCAAACGCAGACGGTTGCAAAAAGCCAAGAAGATGCGGGTTATCAAGCGACTAGAACAGAAAGAGCGCCGGATGATAAAACATATCAACCACATCATTAGCAAAGAAATTGTGCAGCTAGCGGTTGACTTTAAGTGTGGGATTCGCTTGGAAGATTTGTCTAACATTAGACAGACGACTAAGCAGAAGAAGAAACAAAAGTCGGATGCTAGCCAAAATCGTGATTATTGGAGCTATTTTCAACTAGAGCAATTCATCTTTTATAAAGCTCAAATAGCTGGAATTGTAGTCGAAAAAGTACCCGCACCATACACGACAAAATCTTGTCCCAAGTGTGGCGCAATTAATGAGCGAAACAAGCACGATTATACTTGCCATCGATGTAGATATCGAGGACACGCTGACTATGGAGCTAGTAGAAATATTGGCAACTGGGTTGGTTTGTCCTGCCCGATTGAGCTTCAGCAACCTTTGGCTGTAATGGTCAATGGCGTTCAATCGGGCGAGGTGAATGGCACTCCTCTGAGCAAGGTAAGTGGATCTAACTCCCGTATGGGGTTAGTGAAGCCAGAACAAGAATCCCCTGCCTTTAACGAACGGAACGAAGTGAATTGAGTGTAGGCATGGGGAGTGTCAAAAGCTGTTATTTGTTATTTTCCAAATGGATTAATCGGTTGCGGCAAAAGGATAAGCTGATGAATATTTGCCAAATTCAGAATTGGTGAAGTGTTACTCACCACGAGCATAAGTCAAGTCATCATTTGGCGTTGCTGAATCCATGAATGAAAAGGATTTTGCATGACCAAAATCCTGTAGAGACGTAGCACTGCATCACTACATTTGGTTTCATATTTCAATTCAGCAACGCCGATAAAATTTTGAGTAATAGCGCACATCCTAACTGGTCGCTGTTGCTTTGTTTCCATTATCGTTGCCATTTTTGCTGCCGTTGCCGTCCACACTGGCAACAAATCTCTGTTGTTCAAGACTGGGAGTTGGCAACTCGCCTCGCAGTCCCTTGCGGCGCTGGTTCTTAGGAACTCCTCCCGCCATACCGTACTCCACACTGCTTTTGCCATATCGAGTCGCAACTCCCAACAGCATATGCTCTGCCATATCTCCCAACTCGCGCTCTGTTTGGAGCATTTCACGGTATAACTTATCCAGTTGGGAAAGGGCACTGTTGTAAGCATTCTCTCTAGTTCGCATCGTCTCGATCAGGGTTGAGAAAGCAGGTAGGGTGAGTCCATTGCCTAAATCTAAATTCGGATCAATTGAGTTTATGCTAGCCGCACGACGCGCTGCTTTTTCTAACATCTGGGAGCTTCTTTTTCTACGAGCCATGACATACACCTTTGAATACAGTACGGTTAATATTCTTTACTTTAAAAAACTGACCTATTAATCAGCACCAGAGAATTCCGGCAAATTTCCAATCGATTTTGCTACAAGCGCGATAGTTGTCATGAGTGCGTGAATTACTGAAATAAGAAAGCAAACAGGCAAATTGAGAAAGCAATCTGTCATTTTGCTTGCGGAAAACACCAAAATGCATGCGTGAACTACTGAAATAAGAAAGCAAACAGGCAAATTGAGAAAGCAATTTGTCATTTTGCTTGTGGAAAACACCAAAATGAATAAGTGAATTACTCAGATGAGAAAGCAAACAGGCAAACTGAGAAAACAATATTGATGTGGTGCGTTCCGCAAGCGACAACGCACCCTACTAGCAATTTGATACTATTAACGAAGTGGGCGATAACCGTTGGTGGGTGCTTTGCGCCATCGCCTATGGCGAGCACTCGGTGCCATCGCACCTCTTTAGCAGATTTGCATTCAACACTATGGCAAAGCGTAAAAAAAGCAATCTCCAGTGGATTAAAGAAACGCTTGAACTAAAACCTGACCATCACTGGGAATCTCCACCAGGCTACAAAATTTTTGTCGCAGATCGGGGGTCTGTTCGCTTCAATGTTCCCCAAAATTGGATTTTAGAGCCACAAGAAAAATCGTTCAAGTTTCTCGATAAAAAATCACCAGATGATGATTGCTGTTTGGAAGTATCTTTCAATCGTTTACCACCCAACGACTGGAGCAAGTTTCCGCTAAAATCCACCTTGAAGAAAATCATAGAAGACGACAGTCGCAACGTCATTGAATCGGGAGAAATCTTTACCATCAAGCGCCAAACTGCCAAGATTGTCTGGACAGAGATTAAGTTTATCGATACCCAGACAGAACCACGCGAAGCTTTCTCGCGAACTTGCATTGGTTTAGGGTCGAATGTTCAGTGCTTGATTACATTCGATTATTGGGCAGATCAGGCACAGCAGCTAACACCCGTTTGGGATGAAGTGATGCGTAGTCTCACACTAGGGCTGTATATCCGTGACCCAATGACTGGTGTGGCTTTCCCAGATTAAACCTTAAAAAGTAAAAAGTAAATTCCCATAGTAAATCCCCATAAATATAGCGCTTCCTGTTTTGATGAGGTATGAAGTAGGGGTAATTGATGTAGACACAAAAGTGCGATGTCTACGACGGGCTACTTTTTGTGCATTGCTTATGCATTTCACTGAATTTTCAGCTTTCTTATAACATGGATGGATAACTTAGAAATAGCTTATGGACTACCACGACATTATCACGATTGAACCTGGCAAACGTAGCGGAAAACCTTGCATCCGAGGTATGCGAATAACTGTATACGATGTCTTGGAATATCTCGCAGGTGGTATGACTGAGGCGGAAATTCTCGAAGATTTTTCTGAACTCACTTCTGAGGATATTAAGGCTTGTCTTGCTTTCGCTGCTAATCGTGAGAAAAAGTTTTGAGCGATGGCACAAAGTGCCCGCCTCCGGCGATGGCGCAGAGCGCCCGCTGAGTCCTCCGGACACGCTACGCGTTCGCCCTTTGGGCGTGCGCTTGCGCTTACGCGATCGCAGCATCTCACATACAATTCCAAACCCTGATGCAGTAGCTGTTTGTTTCAAGGCGATCACTACGACGGGAGTTACTTCTTGTGCATAGCACATATAATCTCGAAATATGCAATGGCATATTGTTGAGTTGGGGCGATCGCCGTTAAACTGGCTGTACGAAACCAAGCATGATTTTAGTGCAATCGCGCCTTATATCGTTTTACAATGAGCCTGCATAAAATAGGAAATCACTCACATCGTGATTACCTTTAATGTATAAACATCTTAAAGCTTTAACATTCTGTGCAAGCTCAATGTAATTTGATATTACACAGAATTCCTATACAATAACTCATAGATTGCAAATGGTTCAATCTGATCCGGCGTTGCTGCTACGGGTGATTTTCGTTGATAGAACGTGGCAAAAAGCTCTTGAATGGCAGTATTATACTATTATCATGCAGTTTGAGTAGAACAAAAACAAGGCAGCAAGCAATCTGTCCAAGCATGGAGTCTCATTTGAGGAAGCAAAAACTGTTTTTGATGATCCTCTCTATGTTGACTTTTATGATCCAGACCACTCTGAAGACGAGGAGCGATACCTCATTGTTGGAAAGTCAAATCGAGAGCGATTGCTGATTGTGTCGTATACCGAAAGAGGAGATTCGATTCGCCTCATCAGCGCAAGAGAAGTGACACGAACCGAGCGAGAAGCCTATGAAGAGGGATAAGTCAGAGATGGAAGATGATCTGCGGATGGAGTATGACTTGAAGAGCTTACGAGTCAGAAGGTTAGGCTCTGAAAGAAAAAGTTTTGGTGGAGCAACTGTGTGGTTAGAACCTGATGTTGCAGAGATGTTTCCTACAGCTGATGCGGTTAATGAGGCGTTACGATTTTTGATCAGAGTCATACGAGATAACCAAGCTCTTTCTCCCACAACGCAAGCTAACAATTCAAATGCACCGGACGGTTGAGAACTGTTCGCGCCACTAAAAAAGCTTGCATTACCTAAGTTGTAGAACCGATCACTAATGGAAGTTATTGGTGTTTTAATTGAAAACTACGAAACTCAAACCATTCGCTGAGTTAGAAGCGCGCGCTTAACTTCATCCAGTATGAATATGCACTGGCGTGTTGTTGAGCGAAAGCGTTCGCTATTTGGTATTGATGTAAGTTCAATATAGAGATGAATATTGGTTTGAGCGATGGCACAAAGTGCCCGCCTTCGCAGCGATGGCGCAGAGCGCCCGCTGAGTCCTCCGGACACGCTACGCGTTCGCCCTTTGGGCGTGCGCTTGCGCTTACGCGATCGCATCTCACATACAATTCCAAACCTGATGCAGTGGCTGTGTGTTTCGAGGTGATCGCTACGACGGACTACGCCTACGCAGTTTAAGCTTACTTACGAAATTGAGTATTATTTAGTGCGCTTGCCCCTTTGGCAGCATTGCCTTTGGCGGGCGTAGCCCATCGCATCCCCCATCTAGATCACACGACCGCCTACAATATTATTAAGTCGGAGCGATGTCTACGGCGGGCTGTTTGGTAACGCAGTTAAACTTGCTCTACGAAACTGATACTGTTTCAATTACAGCCTCAATTAGGGTAAATATAGGGACAATTTCCATCTAATGTCCAAATAGGAATATTAGATGGAAAAATTCTGGATAACCACCCCAAATTAGGTAATTAGACGGAAACTTTTTGTATAGTATTCTAATCTAAGTATTAGATGGAACAATTCCAGATAACTATCCCAAATCCGGTAATTAGACGGAAAGTTTCAGTTTAATTACTAGTTAGGTATCTAAATGGAGTATGCACATAGATGACAGTAAGTGTATTTCTTAGCCATAACAAGGAAGACAAACCTTTTGTTAGGAAACTTGCAAGAGATTTGGACAACCACGGCGTTAAAATTTGGCTTGATGAAGCTGAAATAAAAGTTGGAGAATCTTTAATAGGGAAAATCAGAAGTGGTTTGGATAAAGTAGACTATGTTGCTGTTATTTTATCTCCAAATTCAATTGCTTCGTCTTGGGTACAGCGAGAAGTAGATGTAGCTATGAACCAAGAAATTATGGAGAAAAAAGTTAAAGTTCTTCCGATTATGTATCGGAAATGTGAATTACCGGGTTTTTTATTTGGTAAGTTTTATGCTGATTTTACCGAAGAGTCTCGGTATGAAGATGCTTTTGAAAAACTTGTGCGTAGTATTGAGGTTGTATGTAATAAAAATGCTCTTGAAAGCAATCTTACTGGTGCTACCTTGGGGCAAGCATTGAACAAAGCAGCGATAATAAATCTTCCTTTATTTAGTAAGCCATTTCACAGACCATTCCAATATATAGGTATGAGCATTGCCTCCGCCTCAACTGCCGTGGGGCAAGGACCGAATGAAGTCGGCAATATAATTATTGATAATGATGATTGTCATATGCTCCTTGAAGCTGAGGGTAATTTCATCAATTATGTTGAAATTGATCTGAAGAAAACAGCACCTCATTTGCAAACACAAGAGTTTGACTCAGTACCAATACTTGGATCGCTTAGTATAAATCCATCTGAACTAGAACTTGCACGAAAGCAAACACACTTCCACACTTATTATGATCATAGAAAAAAGTTAAAAATAAGTGTTTCTTGTTTATATGATGAAGCTCCTTTAACAGTAGGCTTTAGTGCAAAATACTATGGAATGTAAAATGGAGAAAAGTGTTAATTTAATGCTGCTAGAATACCTAACAAATGGCTGCACGCGGAACGGAAAATGTCTACGACGGGCGTAGCTGCGGCACCATTTAATCTAAAAAATCGTCATTAAAAATAGTTTTTGAGTTTACAGTTTTTCTTTAAGCAAAATGCAAGCAAAATCTCAAAACCAGACAGAATAAGAGTTATACTGTCTTAAGCATAAAAACAGATTGTTCCTGGATAACCCTAAAACTCCCATTTAGGCTAGAAATAGACTCTTTTTTCTGTGACTGCTAAAAAACCTTGCCTTACCTGACTTCCATCCCCAGTTACCAAGTCCGGAGTAATCCCAAGAGTGCATTTGACGGAAAGGAAGACCCATCTTTTGGAAAACGTACTTCTCTTTCACACCGGAGGCGATGAGGTCGGGCTTGAGTGCTTTCACAAACTCCTCGAACTCATATGCGGTCACGTCGTCATAAACGATGGTGCCGTTTTCGATGTAGTCGGTGGTGCGCTTGTAGTCGTCGTTGTGAGCGAACTCATAACCAGTACCAACCATCTTCATTCCCAAATCTTGGAACGCGGGAACGACGTGGCGAGGACGTAATCCACCAACCATCATGGCGACAGTCTTGCCTTCCAAACCTGGACGGTACTTAGCGACGATTTCATCCATGACTGGCTGATACTTGGCGATGATCTTCTCAGCGTTTTCTTGGATCTTCTCGTCAAATTTAGAAGCGATTTCCCGTAAGGATTCGGCAATCTTGGTAGGGCCAAAGAAGTTGTATTCCAACCAGGGTATACCGTAAGCTTCTTCCATGTGACGGCTGATGTAGTTCATCGACCGGTAGCAGTGGATGAGGTTCATCTTCACGTTTGGTGTCTGCATCATCTCGTTGATGGTGCCATCACCTGACCACTGGGCGACTACGCGCAAGCCGAGTTCTTCTAGCAGGATACGGCTAGCCCAAGCATCACCACCGATGTTGTAGTCACCGATAATTGCTACATCATAGGGAGTACCCTCAAATTGCAGCTTTCCTTCTTTTCTTTCCTTATCGGATCTGGTGAACACCCAGTCACGAACCATATCGTTCGCAATGTGGTGTCCAAGGGACTGGGAAACACCCCGGAAGCCTTCGCAACGTACGGGGACAACTGGTTTGTCAATCTCTTTTGATGTTTTCTTAGCAACTGCTTCGATGTCATCCCCAATTAGACCGATGGGACATTCAGATTGAATGGAAACACCACGGTTGAGGGGGAAGAGTTCGTCGAGTTCTTGGATGAGTTTGGTGAGTTTTTTGTCACCGCCGAAAACGATATCCCGTTCTTGGAAGTCGGAGGTGAAGTGCATTGTACCAAAGGTGTCAACACCTGTGGTGCCGATGTAGTAGTTACGACGACCAGACCAAGACCAGTAACCGCAACCTACAGGACCGTGGCTGATGTGGATCATATCTTTGATGGGACCCCAAACCACACCCTTAGAACCAGCATAAGCACAACCACGAGCGGTCATGACACCGGGAAGGGATTTAATGTTAGACTTAACGCCGCAGTCGCTCTTACCTTCTTCGTATACGTTTAAGTGCTTTTCCCGCTTTTTCTTAGCTTTTTCTGGGTAAGCGTCTAGAACTTCTTTAATTAGTTCTTTTCTTTCTTCGATGATGTTCTTATCTTCTGGAGGAGTCATTTTTGCCTCTGTTGCACCTAAGGAATGGAGATGGGGGGAGTAGGGGAGGACTATTTAACTGCCCGTTGTCCCCTTTGGGGTTTGGGGACTCACAGGTCCCCTTGGGATATAAAAGGAATGTTGGGAGAAGATCAAAGAGAAATTATGCAATTTTTTCTTTTCCCTTTTTCCTTTTGGTAGAGCATTATTTCTTAGCAGCGATTTATACTACAGGAGCTTCAGCAGCACTCTTGCCAATCAGCATTGCAGCATTTTCCTCGCTTTCGAGAATACCGAATTCAATCAACAATTCTTCTAACTCTTCCATCTCGATTGGTGTGGGGATAGCTAGATTTTTGTTGTTGATGATCTTCGTAGCCAATGTCCGATATTCTTTAGCTTGGTTGCTTTCAGGTGCGTACTCGTTAACAGTCATCCGACGCAATTCTGCGTGCTGAACGATGTTGTCACGGGGTACGAAGTGAATCATTTGGGTGTTCAAGCGTTTTGCCAAGGTTTCGATAAGTTCGATTTCCCGGTCAGTATTACGGCTGTTACAAATCAAACCACCCAAGCGCACACCGCCGGTGTGAGCATACTTAAGAATACCGCGAGCGATGTTATTAGCTGCATACATCGCCATCATCTCACCAGAGGTCACGATGTAGATTTCTTGTGCTTTGCCTTCACGAATAGGCATAGCGAAACCACCGCAGACAACGTCACCCAACACGTCGTAGCTAACGAAGTCAACGTCTTGGTAAGCACCGTTTTCTTCCAAGAAATTAATGGCGGTGATGATACCACGACCGGCGCAACCTACACCGGGTTCAGGACCACCAGACTCCACGCAACGCACACCACGGAAACCTGTGAGCATCACTTCTTCGAGTTCTAGGTCTTCTACAGCACCCCGTTCAGCAGCCAAGTGCAACACGGTGGTTTGAGCTTTGCTGTGCAGCATCAAACGGGTAGAGTCAGCTTTGGGGTCGCAACCCACAATCAAAATGCGCTGACCCATTTCTGCCATAGCGGCGAGGGTGTTTTGAGAGGTGGTGGATTTACCGATACCGCCCTTGCCGTAGAAAGCTATCTGTCTAATTTTTTCGTCAACGGACATGATTGTTTTTCTCCTGCAATTGGTTGATTGGTGGGTCTTTGCGT
The sequence above is a segment of the Mastigocladopsis repens PCC 10914 genome. Coding sequences within it:
- a CDS encoding MAPEG family protein, with the protein product MMQIEQAMIPTNDGQMPSSLSIDMTFPLWGLVIFIVWTIAVVALLLTVRIRHLSAGGSVKDFATPNEESLLWRLFRVHSNLIENLPLYVGVVFLLTVRGVSGTVVDLLVVVYIVFRLVHSVIHIASIDPKFRLFSLVIQLSCLVALTILALF
- a CDS encoding UPF0175 family protein, which translates into the protein MGLQISISDSIVQALRLPEQRIEQELRRELAIALYTQDILSFGKARELAEMDKYEFGQLLARRPVVRHYSFEELNDDLTYARGE
- a CDS encoding helix-turn-helix transcriptional regulator, whose product is MPKPAVLSSRCWDSIYLELHQQPKFDVVEHQHTMHVIAYGLSSSSRVCSSGERWLDGKLTKETRNLGDIAIIPAGISHRCNWNTSVQFMILAIEPALLKQVGQDLVNPDRIELIPHFMTRQDVLIQGIFCALREELESGKIGGDLLIDSLKTTLAIHLLRNYCTTQPKLSSYADRLSKSTLQQVRSYINEHLHQEVKLSEIAAIAQMSQYHFLRLFKQSMGVTPHQYILQCRIDKAKYLLQHSELSIADIAARLGFCDQSHFTRYFKRIVGVTPKKLLQG
- a CDS encoding Uma2 family endonuclease: MVQIPAKPLTLNEFLKLPETEPASEYIDGRIIQKPMPQGEHSVIQTELAPAINFVVKSKQIARAFSELRCTFGGRSIVPDISVFLWGRIPRKENGGVANIFSIAPDWTIEILSPDQSQTKVTKNILHCLKHGTQMGWLIDPEEQSVFVYPPDQSASFYDEPGTRLPVPEFAKDFNLTVEGLFGWLLE
- the nifD gene encoding nitrogenase molybdenum-iron protein alpha chain encodes the protein MTPPEDKNIIEERKELIKEVLDAYPEKAKKKREKHLNVYEEGKSDCGVKSNIKSLPGVMTARGCAYAGSKGVVWGPIKDMIHISHGPVGCGYWSWSGRRNYYIGTTGVDTFGTMHFTSDFQERDIVFGGDKKLTKLIQELDELFPLNRGVSIQSECPIGLIGDDIEAVAKKTSKEIDKPVVPVRCEGFRGVSQSLGHHIANDMVRDWVFTRSDKERKEGKLQFEGTPYDVAIIGDYNIGGDAWASRILLEELGLRVVAQWSGDGTINEMMQTPNVKMNLIHCYRSMNYISRHMEEAYGIPWLEYNFFGPTKIAESLREIASKFDEKIQENAEKIIAKYQPVMDEIVAKYRPGLEGKTVAMMVGGLRPRHVVPAFQDLGMKMVGTGYEFAHNDDYKRTTDYIENGTIVYDDVTAYEFEEFVKALKPDLIASGVKEKYVFQKMGLPFRQMHSWDYSGLGNWGWKSGKARFFSSHRKKSLFLA
- the nifH gene encoding nitrogenase iron protein, which codes for MSVDEKIRQIAFYGKGGIGKSTTSQNTLAAMAEMGQRILIVGCDPKADSTRLMLHSKAQTTVLHLAAERGAVEDLELEEVMLTGFRGVRCVESGGPEPGVGCAGRGIITAINFLEENGAYQDVDFVSYDVLGDVVCGGFAMPIREGKAQEIYIVTSGEMMAMYAANNIARGILKYAHTGGVRLGGLICNSRNTDREIELIETLAKRLNTQMIHFVPRDNIVQHAELRRMTVNEYAPESNQAKEYRTLATKIINNKNLAIPTPIEMEELEELLIEFGILESEENAAMLIGKSAAEAPVV
- a CDS encoding DUF3368 domain-containing protein, encoding MPVVSNTSPILNLAIINQLILLQQQFNEILIPSAVLDELKISEERSGSQAIREAISAGWIQSREVTNEPLTQLLKQTLDKGESEAIALAIELKANWTLLDEREGRKVAKSLGLKVTGILGVLLRAKQSGELKSLQPVIDALISKAGFRIAPELLVQILTQ
- a CDS encoding transposase, which codes for MHRLARFGVDRGQNILAVASLPSGMPKFWKFARIRKIRKHYAAKRRRLQKAKKMRVIKRLEQKERRMIKHINHIISKEIVQLAVDFKCGIRLEDLSNIRQTTKQKKKQKSDASQNRDYWSYFQLEQFIFYKAQIAGIVVEKVPAPYTTKSCPKCGAINERNKHDYTCHRCRYRGHADYGASRNIGNWVGLSCPIELQQPLAVMVNGVQSGEVNGTPLSKVSGSNSRMGLVKPEQESPAFNERNEVN
- a CDS encoding toll/interleukin-1 receptor domain-containing protein, giving the protein MTVSVFLSHNKEDKPFVRKLARDLDNHGVKIWLDEAEIKVGESLIGKIRSGLDKVDYVAVILSPNSIASSWVQREVDVAMNQEIMEKKVKVLPIMYRKCELPGFLFGKFYADFTEESRYEDAFEKLVRSIEVVCNKNALESNLTGATLGQALNKAAIINLPLFSKPFHRPFQYIGMSIASASTAVGQGPNEVGNIIIDNDDCHMLLEAEGNFINYVEIDLKKTAPHLQTQEFDSVPILGSLSINPSELELARKQTHFHTYYDHRKKLKISVSCLYDEAPLTVGFSAKYYGM
- a CDS encoding DUF433 domain-containing protein, encoding MDYHDIITIEPGKRSGKPCIRGMRITVYDVLEYLAGGMTEAEILEDFSELTSEDIKACLAFAANREKKF